In Fundulus heteroclitus isolate FHET01 unplaced genomic scaffold, MU-UCD_Fhet_4.1 scaffold_60, whole genome shotgun sequence, the sequence ATTTGCTAATTATGTTGTTAGAGCTGCTAATCATATCCCCTTTCCTTGACCAGCTTACCACTGGGACACATCCGACTGGATGCCAAGTACAAGGCTAGCAGACACTGAAGAAATGCAGAACTTCACGTCACCCCCAGACAGCGACATCGTTGGCTTGGACGCTACTCCAGGAGGATCCACACATGAGCTGGAGTCAGATTACTACTTGGGAGGTTATGATGTTGACAGTGATTACCCCCCTCCACATGCAGAGGTGTTCTTAAGTCAAGATCAGCTTCCTCCTCCACTCCCTGGAGGTGGGGACTGCCCTGGACCATACACACCTCTGCTTTGCAATGTGCCCATTTCCATGGAGACCATATTGAACACAAGTAGCACAAGGCATCAGGAGACCAGGCCACACTTCCACCCCAGCCATTATCTACCCTCCCACCATCTGCCGACTGGGAATGTGCCCCACAGAGACTTAAGTACACCGTTGGAGCAGGTATCTCCAGTAAATGGGGACTTTGCTGTCTCATTAAATATGCACCCATCAGTTGGTACATCATCAACATGTCATATATCCACCCCCTGTGTTCTGGACTCTGGACCTGGTAGCAGTTGTGAAGGCTTGAGTGAGGTTTGCAGAGGGGTGACCATTATCACTGATTCACAGCAGCAGACTGAAGTTTGATAATCTAACAGATAGTTTGGGGTATAGAAAAGACCCAAAGAAGCATGCCAGGGTTACTGCGATAAAATGTCCTACAGGAATTAATCTTTCAATTACATCAAATAGGAATGACTATAAAAAAACATAGCACAATTACTCACCTTCTGTGTAGTTGGGTAGAGAGGgggctgtgtgtgttttggggAGAAGACATGTTTGGGTACTGGTCCTGAAATCAGAACATAAACATCTGCCAATATCTGAATCTTTCTACCCACAATTGTTTAGCTTGAGCATTAATTTTGTTGGTGCTACTGAATCTACTGAACTGGTTGCTGTGGTTTCCTAAATGCTCCAAGACAAAGCAAACCCTAGTAAATGATGGTATTGGCCTCCACCTTCAGGAGAAAACCACATGGTAACCTTTAACAAGCCTTATGACTGCAGATAGTCTTTTTTATATCAATTTTGGCAACAAAATGTTCTGTCAC encodes:
- the fat3a gene encoding protocadherin Fat 3a isoform X19, with translation MCGAVWSSAGLHPSGESQVIKKASIVTVIRLVNDAVDTIENEVSVMDEGETYKRAYHWDTSDWMPSTRLADTEEMQNFTSPPDSDIVGLDATPGGSTHELESDYYLGGYDVDSDYPPPHAEVFLSQDQLPPPLPGGGDCPGPYTPLLCNVPISMETILNTSSTRHQETRPHFHPSHYLPSHHLPTGNVPHRDLSTPLEQVSPVNGDFAVSLNMHPSVGTSSTCHISTPCVLDSGPGSSCEGLSEVCRGVTIITDSQQQTEV